A genome region from Solanum pennellii chromosome 12, SPENNV200 includes the following:
- the LOC107007319 gene encoding condensin-2 complex subunit D3, whose amino-acid sequence MSENPNLVDHFVPFASIFNGAGGTKISKKVSSTHFTQKKLELCRASTMASKFSRFSMEGAIERIVNDLKTQTSMSESTLKDLQTLLDHTLKAHDPIDIEDFYDGLSSRNLSPTLLVNSIASTMDSSPLSVSLLASKVYLSLLLTPNSPVFTLFTPMAFLSLLRSIRQGFKAPSTVSPDGSGSSNQGKRKRGRARKGGRNVPDGENESEFDVRVLFIMLDRLEMVLSLVHLGRFPDCLKSLVQTIAEIAVKAVDLCGNSGIYGGFCELGNQILSEVLKSEHGDQGISAVEVLKSLTPLILLVKSPARTFSLEFVVNRMMRLAKESNDIKKTVLNFPKYIVQKAPEKAEPRAAAVEAIVEIVKRMDFEDQNEFASYVVKISQGKAHLRLLAVDLIPALMMSLKDPFGWHSNVEAESSWGLSCLELLIQRCSDATAGIRARALTNLAQLVGFFSGNDKSKSVLKKFMGFGSVGNDVSDKPGSVMNSILKKRCMDEKAAVRKAALLVISKLASLSDSAPDEDFLKTLGMACSDPLVSIRKAAISALSEAFRIFTEGSVVKEWLHSIPRLITDNESSIQEECENLFLELVLDRISRSGSSNLLNHASEGSSNGKAAALEMKMELLYPQGVLGILREICDGEVTPWVKKICTNLGKKKKLKPKIVTTLQNIIKSSESLWLSNSMPIDKWTAPPGTWFLLSEVSAFLSRATDWEFLHHHWQLLDKYKATGDPDSSWDPGCPEEGLNTTSSTFSWAADRVHLLQTISNVSMDLPPEPAADLAHNLLQRLEEFNMHSTEVNAHVKALKTLCKRKALNPQEGESLVAKWVNQLISKASRLLDAYMSKNMEENGTIFVTPLGCTTGKGKRTVASHSKLLPETITAVHTIGSLVTICPAADLSTIVPILHTIITSGTSNTRAKKPAVASISIKKTAPSLYIQAWLTMGKVCLTDGKLAKRYIPLFVQELEKADCASLRNNIVVVMADFCVRYTALVDCYLSKITKCLRDPCELVRRQTFILLSRLLQRDYVKWRGVLFLRFLLSLVDESETIRQLADFLFGNILKAKAPLLAYNSFVEAMFVLNDCDAHTGSSNPHNSRNETRIFSIRGNDEKSRSSRMHIYVTLLKQMAPEHLLATFAKICAEILAAASDGLLNIEDTTGQSVLQDAFQVLSSKEIRISTSRGSTTESADVEEEGADGGPSSAAKGRAITQAVKKSLIQNTIPIFIELKRLLESKNSPLTGSLMECLRNLLKDYKNEIDDMLIADKQLQKELIYDMQKYESMKAKSAAAEAVATMQRPDVYRSPSNPTTSSFMNKKSDEGNPKIASAMADAVAAVAARSVLREVNRGTSTPPLSAMKAPRLKSHSGGALSRGDKPPEVIEFLRRRQNFDSDDEN is encoded by the exons ATGAGTGAAAATCCAAACTTAGTGGACCATTTTGTACCTTTTGCTTCAATATTCAATGGAGCGGGAGGAACCAAAATTTCAAAGAAGGTAAGCTCAACACATTTTACCCAAAAAAAACTTGAGCTTTGTAGAGCCTCAACAATGGCTTCCAAATTCTCTAGGTTTTCAATGGAAGGCGCTATAGAGAGAATAGTAAACGACCTCAAAACTCAAACATCCATGTCAGAATCAACTTTAAAGGATCTACAAACCCTTTTGGATCACACACTCAAAGCCCACGACCCTATagatattgaagacttttacgATGGATTATCTTCAAGGAATCTCTCACCCACTTTGTTAGTCAATTCAATTGCTTCAACGATGGATTCTTCACCTTTGAGTGTTTCGCTTTTGGCTTCGAAGGTTTACTTGTCTCTACTTTTGACACCTAATTCTCCTGTATTTACGCTTTTTACTCCGATGGCGTTTTTGTCTCTTCTTCGTTCAATTCGTCAGGGTTTTAAGGCACCCTCTACGGTTTCCCCAGATGGGTCGGGGTCAAGTAATCAGGGGAAGAGGAAGAGGGGGAGGGCTCGGAAAGGAGGGAGAAATGTTCCGGATGGTGAAAATGAGAGTGAATTTGATGTTAGGGTTTTGTTCATTATGCTTGATAGGTTGGAAATGGTACTGAGTTTAGTCCATTTGGGTAGGTTTCCAGATTGTTTGAAGAGTTTGGTACAAACTATAGCTGAAATTGCAGTTAAAGCAGTTGATTTATGTGGGAATTCTGGGATTTATGGGGGATTTTGTGAGCTGGGTAATCAGATTTTGAGTGAAGTACTGAAGAGTGAACATGGAGATCAAGGGATTTCAGCTGTTGAGGTATTGAAGTCATTGACGCCTTTAATTCTATTGGTTAAATCACCAGCAAGGACTTTTAGTTTGGAATTTGTGGTGAACAGAATGATGAGATTGGCGAAAGAATCGAATGATATAAAGAAAACAGTTTTGAATTTTCCAAAGTACATAGTGCAAAAGGCTCCTGAAAAGGCTGAGCCAAGGGCTGCAGCTGTTGAAGCCATTGTGGAAATTGTCAAGCGTATGGACTTTGAAGATCAAAATGAGTTTGCTAGTTATGTGGTGAAGATTAGCCAAGGGAAAGCACATCTGCGACTATTAGCTGTGGACCTTATTCCAGCATTGATGATGTCGCTAAAGGATCCATTTGGGTGGCATTCAAATGTTGAGGCTGAAAGTTCTTGGGGCTTGAGTTGTTTGGAGTTGCTGATTCAGCGCTGTTCTGATGCAACTGCTGGAATAAGGGCTCGGGCTTTGACAAATTTGGCTCAATTGGTGGGTTTTTTCTCTGGGAATGATAAAAGCAAATCAGTGCTGAAGAAGTTTATGGGGTTTGGTTCAGTTGGAAATGACGTTTCTGATAAGCCTGGAAGTGTAATGAATAGCATTCTGAAGAAACGATGTATGGACGAGAAGGCTGCAGTCAGGAAGGCTGCTCTTCTTGTAATATCCAAGCTGGCATCTCTTTCAGACAGTGCTCCAGATGAAGATTTTCTCAAGAcattgggcatggcatgttCTGATCCACTTGTTAGCATAAGGAAAGCAGCAATTTCAGCTCTTTCAGAG GCATTTAGGATATTCACAGAAGGTAGTGTAGTTAAGGAGTGGCTACATTCCATTCCTCGTCTCATAACTGATAATGAATCTAGCATACAGGAAGAGTGTGAGAATCTGTTCCTAGAGTTGGTTCTCGACCGTATTTCTAGATCTGGATCCAGCAATCTCCTGAATCATGCATCTGAGGGTAGTTCAAATGGCAAGGCAGCAGCCTTGGAGATGAAAATGGAATTGTTATATCCTCAAGGAGTTTTAGGTATATTGAGAGAGATATGTGATGGAGAGGTGACACCCTGGGTGAAGAAGATCTGCACAAATTtaggaaagaagaaaaaactcaaGCCTAAGATTGTCACTACACTTCAAAATATCATAAAGTCGTCCGAATCTCTGTGGTTAAGCAATTCCATGCCAATAGATAAGTGGACAGCTCCTCCAGGTACTTGGTTTCTACTCTCAGAGGTGTCCGCATTCCTTTCCCGAGCTACGGATTGGGAATTCCTCCATCATCATTGGCAGCTCCTTGACAAGTATAAAGCCACTGGAGATCCTGATAGCTCATGGGATCCAGGTTGTCCAGAGGAAGGGCTAAATACAACATCAAGCACTTTTTCATGGGCTGCAGATCGTGTGCATCTTTTGCAAACAATCTCTAATGTTTCTATGGATCTGCCACCTGAACCTGCGGCAGATCTAGCTCATAACCTTCTTCAACGTTTAGAGGAGTTCAACATGCATTCAACAGAG GTTAATGCTCATGTGAAAGCACTCAAAACTTTGTGCAAGCGGAAGGCTCTGAACCCTCAAGAGGGTGAATCCCTTGTCGCAAAATGGGTAAATCAGCTAATATCCAAAGCATCCAGATTGCTAGATGCATACATGTCAAAGAATATGGAAGAAAATGGAACTATCTTTGTCACACCACTTGGATGTACAACTGGAAAGGGGAAAAGAACAGTGGCATCACACTCTAAATTGTTACCGGAAACAATAACTGCAGTTCATACTATTGGGTCTCTAGTTACTATTTGTCCTGCAGCTGATTTATCAACCATTGTTCCTATTTTACACACAATTATCACTTCCGGTACCAGTAACACTAGAGCTAAAAAACCAGCAGTCGCTTCCATTTCCATAAAGAAGACTGCTCCTTCCTTGTACATTCAAGCTTGGTTAACCATGGGCAAGGTCTGCCTCACTGATGGGAAACTTGCAAAGCGCTACATTCCTCTGTTTGTCCAG GAGCTCGAGAAGGCTGATTGTGCTTCCCTCCGCAACAACATAGTTGTAGTGATGGCAGATTTTTGTGTACGGTATACTGCCCTAGTCGACTG TTACCTATCAAAAATCACCAAGTGCCTACGTGATCCATGTGAACTTGTTAGAAGGCAGACATTTATACTACTATCCAGACTATTGCAG AGAGACTACGTCAAGTGGAGAGGAGTGCTTTTCCTTCGGTTCCTGTTATCTCTTGTTGATGAATCAGAGACGATTAGACAATTGGCTGATTTTCTATTTGGAAATATATTAAAAG CCAAAGCACCACTTTTGGCCTATAACAGTTTTGTAGAAGCCATGTTCGTGCTGAATGACTGCGATGCTCATACTGGATCCAGTAATCCTCATAATTCACGAAATGAGACCCGAATTTTTTCTATACG AGGAAATGATGAGAAGTCAAGGTCTTCAAGAATGCACATATATGTGACATTGCTAAAACAAATGGCTCCAGAACACCTACTAGCCACATTTGCCAAAATATGTGCAGAGATCCTTGCTGCTGCATCTGATGGTTTGCTTAATATCGAGGATACAACTGGACAGTCTGTTCTGCAG GACGCATTCCAAGTTCTTTCTAGTAAGGAGATCCGAATTTCCACTAGCCGTGGTTCGACCACAGAATCAGCGGATGTGGAAGAAGAAGGGGCAGATGGAGGACCATCCTCAGCAGCAAAGGGAAGAGCAATAACACAAGCAGTCAAGAAAAGCTTAATCCAGAATACGATCCCGATTTTTATAGAGTTAAAACGCCTACTAGAGAGCAAAAACAGTCCTCTCACTGGTTCTCTCATGGAATGCCTTAGGAACCTCCTCAAGGATTACAAGAATGAGATTGATGACATGTTGATTGCTGATAAGCAACTCCAGAAAGAGCTCATTTACGACATGCAAAAATACGAATCAATGAAGGCAAAGTCAGCTGCTGCTGAGGCAGTTGCAACCATGCAAAGGCCAGATGTTTATCGGTCACCAAGTAATCCTACAACTTCAAGCTTCATGAACAAGAAATCTGATGAGGGCAATCCAAAAATAGCTTCAGCCATGGCAGATGCAGTGGCAGCTGTCGCAGCTCGGTCAGTGCTCAGGGAAGTCAATAGAGGAACATCAACTCCACCACTTAGTGCAATGAAGGCACCTAGGCTCAAGTCTCATTCAGGTGGAGCATTAAGCAGAGGAGACAAGCCTCCTGAAGTGATTGAGTTTCTAAGGAGAAGGCAAAACTTTGATTCTGATGACGAAAACTGA
- the LOC107006984 gene encoding universal stress protein A-like protein, giving the protein MSEKSVLIFAIDDSDHSFYALEWTLDHYFGSPSTSQFKLVIIHAKSNAYATCSVGMSGPGRIDVLTLIETDIKRAVDKVIEKAKELCKSKGVSNVSYEVYEGDARNIIVDAVEKQHATLLVMGSHGYGAFKRAVLGSVSDYCSHHANCSVMIVKNNKPKK; this is encoded by the exons atgagtgaAAAATCAGTGTTAATTTTTGCAATTGATGATAGTGATCATAGTTTCTATGCTCTTGAATGGACACTTGATCATTATTTTGGTTCTCCATCAACTTCTCAATTTAAGCTTGTAATTATTCATGCAAAAAGTAATGCATATGCTACTTGTTCGGTAGGAATGTCTGGACCAG GAAGAATTGATGTGCTTACACTCATAGAAACAGACATTAAAAGGGCAGTAGATAAAGTTATTgaaaaagcaaaagaattatgCAAGAGTAAAGGTGTATCAAATGtatcatatgaagtatatgaaggTGATGCTAGGAATATTATTGTTGATGCTGTTGAAAAACAACATGCCACTCTTTTGGTCATGGGCAGCCATGGTTATGGAGCTTTCAAaag GGCTGTATTGGGCAGTGTAAGTGATTATTGTTCCCACCATGCTAATTGTTCTGTGATGATTGTGAAGAATAATAAACCAAAGAAATAG